A stretch of Pelagicoccus enzymogenes DNA encodes these proteins:
- a CDS encoding ABC transporter ATP-binding protein, which translates to MSEYAITASGVAKTYVTGDSTLHVLTSVELSVAKGEFVSIQGESGCGKTTLLNVLAGIESPDSGYVQWGSDRIESLGRNALAVKRGKFLGIVFQSYYLVPEIDSLQNVLMARRIVDGRVGKSQIEEAKAMLAKVGLGDRCHQMPNTLSGGERQRVAIARALLTNPAVILADEPTGNLDEATGNRVMDQLRELCRELGTSLVLVTHNPEHAALADRQLTLSQGIIH; encoded by the coding sequence GTGAGTGAGTACGCCATCACTGCCAGTGGAGTGGCCAAGACCTACGTTACTGGCGATTCGACCTTGCATGTCTTGACGTCGGTTGAGCTTTCTGTGGCCAAAGGAGAATTCGTCAGCATTCAAGGAGAGTCCGGATGCGGCAAGACAACCTTGCTCAATGTCTTGGCGGGAATCGAGTCGCCAGACTCTGGATACGTGCAATGGGGATCGGATCGGATCGAGAGCTTGGGGCGAAATGCCCTCGCCGTAAAGCGCGGCAAGTTCCTCGGAATCGTCTTTCAATCCTACTATCTCGTGCCGGAAATCGATTCTCTGCAGAACGTTTTGATGGCGCGACGCATCGTCGATGGGCGCGTGGGAAAGTCTCAGATCGAAGAGGCGAAAGCCATGTTGGCGAAAGTGGGACTAGGGGACCGTTGTCACCAAATGCCGAATACGCTTTCGGGTGGCGAGCGGCAACGGGTGGCTATCGCGCGAGCTCTGCTGACGAATCCAGCGGTCATCCTTGCGGACGAGCCTACCGGCAATCTCGACGAAGCCACCGGCAATCGCGTGATGGACCAGCTGCGCGAACTTTGCCGCGAATTGGGAACGTCGCTTGTACTTGTTACCCACAACCCCGAGCACGCGGCCCTTGCGGATCGCCAACTCACTCTATCTCAGGGCATCATTCACTAA
- a CDS encoding ABC transporter permease gives MPWYLYIAIRHTFPKGKRLPFFTIMSVTGVVLGTMALVVVLSVFNGFGHAIREVVADTTGDLKVMNGRIFEGYEDKIDLLEESPLVEAAAPSAFGMVMLQTGNRPIVPQVQGIDLDAERKIVPLDDYIRYGDLEELDDDSLLISSGIANTLRLRVGDEVELYTPLMIQRLNQNEVLLPRLMRVAAVFETGFTKVDENTIITTLRSMQDLYGLGEGVHALKVKLKDGVDPEAAARELQGLFAPPFRVSTWLESNADYLAIIEFEKRMMFFILLIIVLVASFSIATSLFTSVVKKTREIGLFSSMGATSRQIIACFCLQGFSVGVVGTGIGFALSFALLAVRETIIDAIFSVIGGREQTMQFYFFSELPVHYKSSDLIVIAVLTITIATLAGLVPSIKAGLLKPVEALRSE, from the coding sequence ATGCCTTGGTACCTCTATATCGCGATTCGACACACCTTTCCCAAAGGGAAACGTTTGCCGTTTTTCACGATCATGTCGGTCACTGGCGTGGTGCTTGGGACCATGGCTTTGGTGGTGGTGCTGAGCGTTTTCAACGGCTTCGGGCATGCCATTCGCGAGGTCGTAGCGGACACCACCGGCGACCTGAAGGTCATGAATGGCCGCATCTTCGAAGGCTACGAAGACAAGATTGATTTGCTGGAAGAGTCCCCTCTGGTCGAAGCGGCTGCGCCCTCTGCCTTCGGCATGGTCATGCTGCAAACGGGCAACCGTCCCATCGTGCCGCAGGTGCAGGGAATCGATTTGGACGCGGAGCGAAAGATCGTGCCGCTCGACGATTATATCCGCTACGGCGACCTGGAAGAGTTGGACGACGATTCCTTGCTGATCAGCTCGGGAATCGCCAACACGCTCCGCCTGCGAGTGGGGGACGAAGTCGAACTCTACACGCCGCTCATGATCCAACGGCTCAATCAAAACGAAGTGCTGCTGCCGCGATTGATGCGAGTGGCGGCCGTGTTTGAGACGGGATTCACCAAGGTGGACGAAAATACCATCATCACCACGCTGCGTAGCATGCAGGACCTGTACGGCCTTGGCGAAGGCGTGCACGCCCTCAAAGTAAAGCTCAAGGACGGAGTGGATCCGGAAGCGGCGGCCCGCGAGCTGCAGGGTTTGTTTGCCCCTCCGTTTCGCGTTTCGACTTGGTTGGAGAGCAACGCCGACTATCTCGCGATCATTGAATTCGAGAAACGCATGATGTTCTTCATCCTGCTGATCATCGTGCTGGTGGCATCGTTCTCGATAGCGACGTCGCTCTTCACTTCGGTGGTGAAGAAGACCCGCGAGATCGGTCTGTTCAGCTCGATGGGAGCGACCAGCCGCCAGATCATCGCGTGCTTTTGCTTGCAGGGCTTTTCGGTAGGCGTGGTGGGTACAGGGATCGGCTTTGCCCTGAGCTTTGCGTTGCTGGCCGTGCGGGAGACGATCATAGACGCCATATTCAGCGTGATCGGCGGCAGGGAGCAAACCATGCAATTCTACTTTTTCTCCGAACTGCCGGTGCATTACAAGTCGAGTGACTTGATTGTCATCGCTGTTCTGACGATCACCATCGCAACCTTGGCAGGACTCGTGCCTTCCATCAAGGCAGGCTTGCTCAAACCGGTGGAGGCCTTGCGCAGTGAGTGA
- a CDS encoding RidA family protein, translated as MIDKILTKLDALGLSLPAAGEVKGNYLPYAISGKLLSLSGSLPVKDGAIITGRIGGDLTVEEGYEAARWCFLNALAHARVATNDFATLGRILHIDGFVNGVDGFADAPKVINGASDLSVELFGDAGRHTRVALSSNGLPLNSAVETRVLVELS; from the coding sequence ATGATCGATAAGATTCTGACTAAACTCGACGCCCTCGGCCTATCTTTGCCCGCCGCTGGCGAAGTCAAAGGCAACTACCTCCCCTACGCTATCAGCGGAAAACTGCTCTCGCTATCGGGCAGCCTTCCCGTAAAGGACGGGGCCATCATCACCGGGCGCATCGGCGGAGACCTCACGGTCGAGGAAGGCTACGAAGCCGCTCGCTGGTGCTTCCTCAACGCTCTCGCCCACGCCCGCGTAGCGACCAATGACTTCGCTACCCTCGGCCGCATCCTCCATATAGACGGTTTCGTGAACGGGGTAGATGGTTTTGCAGACGCGCCCAAGGTCATCAATGGAGCGTCCGACCTGAGCGTCGAACTCTTCGGAGACGCCGGCCGCCACACTCGCGTGGCTCTTTCCTCCAACGGCCTCCCCCTCAATTCCGCCGTGGAAACCAGAGTCCTGGTCGAGCTCAGCTAG
- a CDS encoding MotA/TolQ/ExbB proton channel family protein, with protein MKTLKFTSIAVAALIAAGTANAQKTFAQVTAEAKADLIAAEAELSSLRESIANEKIPLSNELTRLESEVLEARKERDEKKSVRDNRDLSLDQLREKVKAYSDQNVYLRNTMGAYVKQFSTRIHAAELQDYKEIADEAEQLNENENATDSEKFAAQLQVVKASMERVRNIMGGTTIKGDALGKNGVQVSGTFVLAGPFAYFGDGGENIGFAEGDHTNVGYPLVVSRGVPPEVVATIANLTQSGSGMIPVDPTEGDALKLALVDETLFEHIEKGGIVMIPLLGMFFVALLLSVLKLFEIKSVKSPKAGTLQRILDSLNAGNKQQALEAANSVDGPFGDMLVAGVEHADQDKELLEEVLYERLLAAQPKLERFIAFIALTAAASPLLGLLGTVTGMIQTFKAITVFGTGDPATLSTGISVALITTEYGLIVAIPCLLCQALLTRLAKGKLGEMEQASVAFVNGLNGKK; from the coding sequence ATGAAGACTTTGAAATTCACATCAATCGCAGTCGCTGCCCTCATCGCAGCCGGTACCGCGAACGCACAAAAAACATTCGCCCAAGTAACAGCAGAGGCAAAGGCGGACCTCATAGCCGCAGAAGCCGAGCTCTCCTCCCTCCGCGAATCCATCGCCAACGAGAAAATCCCACTCTCCAACGAGCTCACTCGACTCGAGAGCGAAGTACTCGAAGCGCGTAAGGAGCGCGACGAAAAGAAGTCCGTACGCGACAATCGCGACCTCAGCCTCGACCAGCTGCGCGAGAAGGTTAAGGCCTACAGCGACCAAAACGTCTACCTCCGCAACACGATGGGAGCCTACGTAAAGCAGTTCTCCACCCGCATCCACGCGGCCGAGCTGCAAGACTACAAGGAAATCGCGGACGAAGCAGAGCAGCTCAACGAAAACGAGAATGCTACCGACTCCGAAAAGTTCGCCGCACAGCTTCAGGTCGTCAAAGCCTCCATGGAACGCGTTCGCAACATCATGGGTGGTACCACCATCAAGGGCGACGCACTCGGCAAGAACGGCGTACAAGTTAGCGGTACTTTCGTTCTCGCAGGTCCCTTCGCCTACTTCGGCGACGGCGGCGAAAACATCGGCTTCGCAGAAGGCGACCACACTAACGTTGGCTACCCACTCGTAGTAAGCCGCGGCGTTCCACCAGAAGTGGTTGCCACCATCGCCAACCTCACGCAGTCAGGTTCCGGAATGATTCCAGTCGACCCAACTGAAGGTGACGCCCTCAAGCTCGCCTTGGTGGACGAAACGCTCTTCGAGCACATCGAAAAGGGCGGTATCGTGATGATCCCTCTCCTCGGCATGTTCTTCGTAGCGCTCCTCCTCTCCGTCCTGAAGCTCTTCGAGATCAAGTCCGTTAAGAGCCCGAAGGCTGGCACCCTCCAGCGCATTCTCGACAGCCTCAACGCTGGCAACAAGCAGCAAGCTCTCGAAGCAGCAAACTCCGTGGACGGTCCCTTCGGCGACATGCTCGTCGCTGGCGTAGAGCACGCCGATCAGGACAAGGAGCTCCTCGAGGAAGTCCTCTACGAGCGACTCCTTGCAGCTCAGCCAAAGCTCGAACGCTTCATCGCTTTCATCGCCCTGACCGCTGCCGCTTCCCCGCTTCTCGGACTGCTCGGTACGGTTACCGGTATGATCCAGACCTTCAAGGCAATCACGGTCTTTGGTACTGGTGACCCAGCAACACTCTCCACCGGTATCTCCGTCGCTCTTATCACAACTGAGTACGGTCTCATCGTAGCGATCCCATGTCTCCTCTGCCAGGCGCTTCTCACTCGCCTTGCCAAGGGTAAGCTTGGCGAAATGGAGCAAGCTTCCGTGGCCTTCGTCAACGGCCTCAACGGCAAGAAGTAG
- a CDS encoding DUF3450 family protein: MTKNKVVMLIAAGIALAGPAALSAAPQLAETRSTLKEWVELKKIISEEKNKWVVEKQSLNESINLLKDEITKIEEAIIEYEADASDADKVREDLTRQENELKEASAIVKNTIVDLEAEMLELIKYLPATLQEKVAIPTRRIPKTKREMDAARLTDRILNVIAILTEIEKFNSQLTVVNEIRDIKGERVRVDTLYIGLAVAYYVDGTRSEAGYMTPAKGEWKRFEDNSLADDIADAVAMQKREATVRFVDLPITITEVE, encoded by the coding sequence ATGACTAAGAACAAAGTAGTAATGTTAATCGCCGCAGGCATAGCGCTTGCCGGCCCAGCAGCGCTCAGCGCAGCCCCGCAACTCGCAGAAACGCGCTCGACCTTGAAAGAATGGGTCGAACTGAAAAAGATCATTTCTGAAGAGAAGAACAAGTGGGTCGTTGAGAAGCAGTCTCTCAACGAGTCCATCAACCTGCTCAAGGACGAGATCACCAAGATCGAAGAAGCCATCATCGAGTACGAAGCGGACGCAAGCGATGCGGACAAGGTTCGAGAAGACCTCACCCGCCAGGAGAACGAGCTGAAGGAAGCCTCCGCGATCGTGAAGAACACGATCGTAGACTTGGAAGCCGAAATGCTCGAACTCATCAAGTACTTGCCCGCCACTCTGCAGGAAAAGGTTGCGATCCCAACCCGCCGCATCCCTAAGACCAAGCGCGAAATGGATGCCGCCCGCCTCACGGACCGCATCCTGAACGTTATCGCGATCCTGACGGAAATCGAGAAGTTCAACAGCCAGCTGACGGTCGTGAACGAAATCCGCGACATCAAGGGCGAGCGCGTTCGAGTCGACACCCTTTACATCGGATTGGCCGTAGCCTACTACGTAGACGGAACCCGCAGCGAAGCCGGCTACATGACTCCAGCAAAGGGCGAATGGAAACGCTTCGAGGACAATTCCCTTGCAGACGACATCGCCGACGCGGTCGCGATGCAGAAGCGCGAAGCGACAGTACGCTTCGTCGACCTCCCCATCACCATTACGGAAGTCGAATAA
- the lepB gene encoding signal peptidase I, producing the protein MKRFLFIRRQWSEWRSTILVILLGIVPLKSSFADWNWVPTSSMNPTILEGDLVYVNKLAYDLRVPLTLKRLSRWGDPEAGDIVVLFSPEDGTRLVKRVVGVPGDTLEMRNNILFVNGQRLRYEVLPERVFDGLEADLRARAVFAKESLGDREHAVMAIPAVVTERRSFARLQVPEGKYFVMGDNRDLSQDSRYFGFADREQIVGEATAVIVSFNILDRYQPRLGRFFTELR; encoded by the coding sequence ATGAAGCGCTTTCTTTTTATTCGTCGCCAGTGGTCAGAGTGGCGTTCTACTATCTTGGTAATTCTTTTAGGGATAGTGCCATTGAAATCTAGCTTCGCAGATTGGAATTGGGTCCCGACCAGTTCGATGAATCCTACGATCTTGGAGGGCGACTTGGTTTACGTGAACAAGCTGGCCTACGATTTACGGGTGCCTTTGACCTTGAAGCGGCTGAGTCGTTGGGGCGATCCGGAGGCGGGGGACATCGTGGTGCTCTTTTCGCCGGAAGACGGAACGCGTCTGGTGAAAAGGGTCGTCGGGGTTCCGGGGGACACCTTGGAAATGCGCAACAATATCTTGTTCGTGAACGGGCAGCGCCTTCGCTACGAAGTTTTGCCCGAACGCGTGTTCGATGGATTGGAGGCGGATCTCAGGGCCCGCGCCGTTTTTGCCAAGGAAAGCTTAGGAGACCGGGAGCATGCGGTGATGGCGATTCCGGCTGTAGTGACGGAGCGGCGTAGTTTTGCCCGGCTGCAGGTCCCGGAAGGCAAGTACTTCGTGATGGGGGACAATCGAGACCTCAGCCAAGATTCGCGCTATTTTGGCTTCGCAGATCGCGAGCAGATTGTGGGCGAAGCGACTGCTGTAATTGTGTCTTTCAACATTCTGGACCGTTATCAGCCTCGCCTCGGCCGCTTTTTCACAGAGTTGCGGTAG
- the lpxB gene encoding lipid-A-disaccharide synthase, with amino-acid sequence MSKTGSVDISFPPAEGGWVDILVIAGEHSGDEHAARMMKSVMAQRPDFKVCAIGGRHLKAAGAQVIFDLIEYSVIGLVEVLKHYGEYKQIFDETINWIQRYRPKMVVFVDYPGMNLRIAKSLMSKGIANKAGGDVKLLYYISPQVWVWKAKRKYKMAQMLDSLAVIFPFEVDVFEGTKLDTRFVGHPFLSSDYDLPVSYDPSGPILLLPGSRKAAIGRIAPILFSAFSECLKSKSKLRAVCIYASEDLKKLLESILRKFPDVERRIELRPNTDELGARAVLTSSGTMSLNCALANIPGVVVYRTHPLTYLMGRMLVKVPYIGIANILLGKPLYPEFIQGAATKKRLAAEITDCIENAERIRQTRNWAAELRELLDKPRSGGPAEWLLDYW; translated from the coding sequence ATGTCAAAAACTGGATCAGTAGATATTTCATTCCCTCCCGCCGAGGGAGGGTGGGTTGATATTCTCGTCATCGCTGGCGAGCACTCGGGAGATGAGCACGCAGCTCGGATGATGAAATCCGTCATGGCTCAAAGGCCGGATTTCAAGGTCTGCGCCATTGGCGGGCGGCATCTCAAAGCCGCAGGCGCCCAAGTGATATTCGATCTAATTGAATACTCGGTTATTGGTTTAGTCGAGGTGCTGAAGCACTACGGCGAATACAAGCAAATTTTTGACGAAACCATAAATTGGATACAACGATACCGTCCTAAGATGGTGGTCTTTGTGGACTACCCCGGGATGAATCTTCGGATTGCCAAATCCCTTATGAGCAAGGGAATTGCAAACAAGGCTGGGGGAGATGTTAAGCTGCTCTATTACATCAGCCCGCAGGTTTGGGTTTGGAAGGCGAAGCGTAAGTACAAGATGGCCCAAATGCTCGATTCTCTGGCGGTTATATTCCCGTTTGAAGTCGATGTCTTTGAAGGGACGAAGCTAGACACGCGCTTCGTTGGGCATCCGTTTCTATCCAGCGATTATGACTTGCCGGTAAGCTATGATCCGAGCGGGCCTATCCTGCTGCTTCCGGGAAGCCGTAAGGCTGCGATTGGGAGAATCGCTCCGATTCTCTTCTCTGCCTTTAGCGAATGCTTGAAGAGCAAGAGCAAGTTGAGGGCGGTTTGCATCTATGCCTCGGAAGACCTGAAGAAGTTACTGGAGAGTATTCTCAGGAAATTTCCGGACGTGGAGCGACGGATCGAATTGCGCCCGAATACCGACGAGCTTGGAGCTCGAGCAGTACTAACGAGTTCAGGGACGATGTCGCTCAATTGCGCCCTTGCCAACATCCCTGGTGTGGTCGTGTATCGTACGCACCCTCTCACGTATTTGATGGGAAGAATGCTCGTAAAAGTTCCTTACATTGGAATCGCGAACATCCTCCTAGGTAAGCCGCTTTATCCTGAATTTATCCAAGGAGCTGCGACCAAAAAGCGCCTCGCGGCCGAGATTACGGACTGTATCGAGAATGCGGAACGTATCAGACAGACGCGGAACTGGGCGGCTGAGTTGCGAGAGTTGTTGGATAAGCCAAGGTCCGGCGGTCCTGCGGAGTGGCTTCTCGACTACTGGTAA
- a CDS encoding Gfo/Idh/MocA family protein: MSEPKLKCGVAGVGYLGQHHARIYNELENVELAGIFETNPERAAEISEKFGCPVFNSVEELGAVCDAVSIVVPTDKHHEVALPLLDCGCHLLIEKPICQSLEEAADILEKAKAANLLVQVGHIEHFNPVMSFLEEAVSAPKFITADRLAPFQPRGTEVGVTLDLMIHDIGIVLQLVKSPVKLVQSVGVSALSPTEDIANARIEFENGCVANLNTSRVSSKKLREIRVFQPTGYLSLDFMNQAGHVVNIDGGAMKTSEVPIEKGEPLKLELASFVESVNERKQPKVGGELGKTALELAITITQQIRERAAM; this comes from the coding sequence ATGAGCGAACCAAAACTTAAATGCGGCGTAGCGGGCGTCGGCTACCTCGGCCAACACCACGCGCGAATCTACAACGAGCTGGAAAACGTGGAGCTTGCGGGCATCTTCGAGACCAACCCGGAACGGGCTGCGGAGATTTCGGAGAAGTTTGGCTGCCCGGTGTTCAACTCGGTCGAGGAGTTGGGAGCGGTTTGCGATGCGGTGAGCATCGTGGTGCCCACCGATAAGCACCATGAGGTGGCCTTGCCGCTGCTGGACTGCGGTTGCCACTTGCTGATCGAAAAGCCGATTTGCCAAAGTTTGGAGGAGGCGGCTGACATCTTGGAAAAAGCCAAGGCGGCGAACCTGCTGGTGCAGGTGGGTCACATCGAGCACTTCAATCCGGTGATGAGCTTCCTGGAGGAGGCGGTGTCGGCTCCCAAGTTTATCACCGCAGATCGCTTGGCGCCGTTCCAGCCCCGCGGCACGGAAGTCGGCGTAACTCTGGATCTGATGATTCACGATATCGGCATAGTGCTGCAGCTCGTGAAATCGCCGGTGAAACTGGTTCAAAGCGTGGGGGTGAGCGCCCTTTCGCCGACCGAGGATATCGCCAACGCTCGAATCGAGTTCGAAAACGGCTGTGTGGCAAATTTGAATACAAGCCGCGTTAGTAGCAAGAAACTGCGCGAGATTCGCGTATTCCAGCCGACCGGCTATCTCTCGCTGGATTTCATGAATCAAGCAGGGCACGTGGTGAACATCGACGGTGGCGCCATGAAGACTTCGGAAGTGCCCATCGAAAAGGGCGAACCGCTCAAGCTGGAGCTGGCTAGCTTCGTGGAAAGCGTGAACGAGCGCAAGCAGCCCAAAGTAGGTGGCGAGCTTGGCAAGACGGCCTTGGAATTGGCGATCACCATTACCCAGCAGATCCGCGAGCGGGCGGCGATGTGA
- the lipA gene encoding lipoyl synthase, which yields MTTRKPDWLRAKLPSGKQYSAVRKLVDDKGLHTVCQSAQCPNMGECWSRGTATVMILGNVCTRSCNFCAIQTGRPTEYDIGEPARVAEAVHTMNLKHCVITSVTRDELKDGGASVWAATIRAIRHRCPSTAIEVLTPDFRGKTEQLDIVLDAEPDIFNHNVETVERLQKPVRVQARYERSLKILEHAAKRGFVAKSGLMLGLGETKEEVQQSMRDLREIDVKILTLGQYLQPTSKHLPVERWVTPEEFAEYKVYGESIGFTKVESGPLVRSSYHADEQSAHFTGVDKLRAEAS from the coding sequence ATGACTACGCGTAAGCCAGACTGGCTCAGAGCCAAACTGCCTAGCGGCAAGCAATACAGCGCTGTCCGCAAACTCGTTGACGACAAGGGGCTACACACCGTTTGCCAAAGCGCCCAATGCCCGAACATGGGAGAATGCTGGTCCCGCGGAACCGCCACCGTGATGATCCTCGGCAACGTCTGCACGCGTTCCTGCAATTTCTGCGCGATCCAAACCGGTCGCCCCACCGAGTACGACATCGGAGAACCTGCCCGCGTCGCGGAAGCGGTTCACACCATGAACCTGAAGCATTGCGTGATCACGTCCGTGACCCGCGACGAGCTCAAGGACGGCGGCGCCAGCGTCTGGGCCGCTACCATCCGTGCCATCCGCCATCGTTGCCCCAGCACCGCAATCGAGGTGCTCACGCCCGACTTCCGCGGCAAAACCGAACAGCTCGACATCGTTCTCGACGCGGAGCCCGACATTTTCAACCACAACGTCGAGACCGTGGAGCGCCTGCAGAAGCCCGTACGCGTACAAGCTCGCTACGAACGCTCCCTAAAGATTCTCGAACACGCAGCCAAGCGCGGCTTCGTCGCCAAGTCCGGCCTGATGCTCGGCCTCGGCGAAACCAAGGAGGAAGTCCAGCAGAGCATGCGCGACCTGCGCGAGATCGACGTGAAGATCCTCACCCTCGGCCAGTACCTCCAGCCGACCAGCAAACACCTGCCAGTCGAACGCTGGGTCACGCCAGAAGAGTTCGCGGAGTACAAGGTCTACGGCGAATCCATCGGTTTCACCAAGGTCGAGTCCGGTCCGCTAGTCCGCTCCTCCTACCACGCGGACGAGCAATCCGCCCATTTCACCGGAGTGGATAAACTCCGGGCCGAAGCGAGCTGA
- the lysS gene encoding lysine--tRNA ligase, whose amino-acid sequence MSSNLSDISHDQLAVRRQKLADLREKGVDPFRTDFQPTHFSSEAIAAFVDGAEPEEQPTVSVAGRLIVIRKMGKAQFVKIQDQAGIIQLYVRLDGIGAEEYADFKKLDLGDIIGVEGQLFQTKTGEISIRATKYALVSKSLRPLPEKFHGLTDTEQKYRQRHLDLIMNKESRERFFNRSRIVSGIRRYLEDRSFLEVETPVFQNIAGGAAAKPFVTHHNTLDRDFFMRISLELYLKRLLVGGFDRVFEIGRNFRNEGISRRHNPEFTMLEVYQAYSDYRGMMELIQGLIRHLVTDVLGGKEIKMPDGEVIDFMGEWREAKYKDLVCEKVGDPDWFSRSKEEKLAKTKELGLDCQPDWEDYEVSNEVFGKLIEPYLIQPTFVTHLPKELCPLAKITKDDDSTIDVFELCIGGMEIAPAYSEQNDPDVQREMFEKQAGEETQDMDEDFLETLEYGMPPAGGLGMGIDRIVILLTEAENIRDVILYPQLRS is encoded by the coding sequence ATGAGTTCAAACCTGTCTGACATCTCTCACGACCAATTGGCAGTGCGCCGCCAAAAGCTTGCGGACCTGCGTGAAAAAGGCGTGGACCCTTTCCGTACCGACTTCCAGCCGACTCACTTCTCCTCTGAAGCGATCGCTGCGTTCGTTGATGGAGCGGAACCGGAAGAGCAGCCGACCGTAAGCGTTGCGGGACGGCTCATCGTTATCCGCAAGATGGGTAAAGCTCAGTTTGTGAAGATTCAGGACCAGGCAGGCATCATCCAGCTCTACGTGCGTCTGGATGGAATCGGCGCCGAGGAATATGCTGATTTCAAGAAGCTCGACCTCGGTGACATCATCGGAGTTGAGGGCCAGCTCTTCCAGACCAAGACCGGCGAGATTAGCATCCGCGCCACCAAGTACGCGCTCGTTTCCAAGTCGCTGCGTCCCTTGCCCGAGAAGTTTCACGGACTCACCGACACGGAGCAGAAGTATCGCCAGCGTCACCTTGACCTCATCATGAACAAGGAATCCCGCGAGCGCTTCTTCAACCGAAGCCGTATCGTGAGCGGAATCCGCCGCTATCTGGAGGATCGTTCCTTTCTAGAAGTTGAGACGCCTGTCTTTCAGAACATTGCCGGCGGCGCGGCGGCCAAGCCCTTCGTGACGCATCACAACACGCTGGATCGCGACTTCTTCATGCGTATCTCGCTGGAGCTCTACCTGAAGCGCTTGCTGGTGGGCGGTTTCGACCGCGTTTTCGAAATCGGCCGTAACTTCCGCAACGAAGGCATTTCCCGCCGCCACAATCCGGAGTTCACTATGCTGGAAGTCTACCAGGCCTACTCCGACTACCGCGGCATGATGGAGCTCATCCAAGGCTTGATCCGCCACCTCGTGACCGACGTGCTTGGCGGCAAGGAAATCAAGATGCCAGATGGCGAAGTGATCGACTTCATGGGCGAATGGCGCGAAGCCAAGTACAAGGATCTCGTCTGCGAAAAGGTGGGCGATCCGGACTGGTTTTCCAGGAGCAAGGAAGAGAAGCTGGCCAAGACCAAGGAACTCGGCCTCGACTGCCAGCCTGACTGGGAGGACTACGAAGTTTCCAACGAAGTGTTCGGCAAGCTCATCGAGCCTTACCTGATCCAGCCAACTTTCGTGACGCATCTGCCTAAGGAGCTTTGCCCGTTGGCCAAGATCACCAAGGACGACGATTCCACGATTGACGTCTTCGAGCTCTGCATCGGCGGCATGGAGATCGCTCCGGCTTACTCCGAGCAGAACGACCCGGACGTGCAGCGCGAGATGTTCGAGAAGCAGGCTGGCGAAGAGACGCAGGACATGGACGAGGATTTTCTCGAGACCCTCGAGTACGGCATGCCCCCGGCTGGTGGTCTCGGAATGGGCATCGACCGCATTGTCATTCTGCTCACCGAGGCGGAAAACATTCGCGACGTGATTCTCTATCCTCAGCTGCGTTCGTAA
- the queC gene encoding 7-cyano-7-deazaguanine synthase QueC — MDFCDNSTPRSAVAVYSGGMDSTVMLYRMRELGIEVKGALSINYGQKHAKELEVAASFCRELGILHKVADLSGLQDLFGKSSLTNSGEAVPEGHYEEAQMKSTVVPNRNMILLATATAWAISLEAEAVAYAAHGGDHAIYPDCREEFAAALDKAIQLCDWSKVSLYRPFVSSNKAEIAALGSRLGAGLEKTWSCYKGGELHCGRCGTCVERREAFHLAGVEDKTVYQGSAPSVADLVKSGWKL; from the coding sequence ATGGATTTTTGTGACAATTCGACTCCACGCTCGGCAGTGGCCGTCTACTCGGGGGGAATGGACTCGACGGTGATGCTGTACCGCATGCGAGAGCTGGGCATTGAGGTGAAGGGGGCTCTGAGCATCAACTACGGGCAGAAGCATGCCAAAGAGCTGGAGGTCGCCGCGAGCTTCTGTCGGGAATTGGGGATTTTGCACAAGGTTGCGGACCTGAGCGGCTTGCAGGATTTGTTCGGGAAAAGTAGTCTGACGAATTCCGGAGAAGCGGTACCCGAGGGTCACTACGAGGAAGCGCAGATGAAGTCTACGGTAGTGCCGAATCGAAACATGATTTTGTTGGCGACAGCCACCGCCTGGGCGATTTCCTTGGAAGCCGAGGCAGTGGCTTACGCGGCCCACGGGGGAGATCATGCGATCTATCCTGATTGCCGCGAGGAGTTCGCCGCCGCTTTGGACAAGGCGATTCAGCTCTGCGATTGGAGCAAGGTGAGCCTTTATCGCCCGTTCGTGAGTTCCAACAAGGCGGAGATCGCTGCTTTGGGGAGTCGCCTAGGAGCGGGCTTGGAGAAAACGTGGTCGTGCTACAAGGGCGGAGAGCTGCACTGCGGCCGTTGCGGCACCTGTGTGGAGCGTCGCGAGGCGTTTCATCTAGCGGGCGTGGAAGACAAGACGGTTTACCAGGGATCGGCCCCATCGGTAGCGGATCTGGTGAAATCAGGCTGGAAACTCTAA